From Thermomonas sp. XSG, one genomic window encodes:
- the acnA gene encoding aconitate hydratase AcnA — MSNTFATRATLHVNGQDYAFHSLPALGERFDLKHLPWSMKILLENLLRHEDGVSVLPAHIEAVAKWNPKAVPDTEIAFMPGRVILQDFTGVPCVVDLAAMRDAVVKLGGRPEQINPQIPSELVIDHSVQVDAFARPDALDINGRIEFERNAERYGFLRWGQKAFADFKVVPPNTGIVHQVNLEYLARVVMTRQVDGELWAFPDTLFGTDSHTTMVNGIGVLGWGVGGIEAEAAMLGQPSSMLIPQVVGFQLSGRLPEGATATDLVLTVTQMLRQHGVVGKFVEFYGDGLQHLPLADRATIGNMSPEYGATCAIFPIDAESLNYLRLSGRSEAQIALVEAYAKAQGLWHTPDSPHAQYSSMLALDMATVRPSLAGPKRPQDRVLLPEMPDNSRAAIAVLTAARDKRSEEVADFIAEGGGAAVGNEQHGKGQADIAIDGAHVRIKDGAVVIAAITSCTNTSNPAVMVAAGLLARNAAARGLTRKPWVKTSLAPGSRVVTDYLQKAGLLTELEKIGFYTVGYGCTTCIGNSGPLPVEVSAGIAAGDLCVASVLSGNRNFEGRIHAEVKMNYLASPPLVVAYALAGSTTVDLTCEPLGNDRDGNPVYLKDLWPSSAEIHSTIAATIGPDMFKANYADVFRGDARWNGIASPDGQLYAWSGDSTYIKNPPYFDGMTMQAGRIDDIAGARVLGYFGDSITTDHISPAGSIKKESPAGRYLMARGVAPQDFNSYGSRRGNDDVMVRGTFANIRIKNRFFGGEEGGNTLYFGAQPPEKLAIFDAAMKYKADGTPLLVIAGKEYGTGSSRDWAAKGTLLLGVKAVIAESFERIHRSNLVGMGVLPLQFKDGQTAPGLGLTGTETYAITGLADGSTKTATVTATRDDGTRIVFEVDVLLLTPKEVEYARHGGLLQYVLRQLAARPAGA, encoded by the coding sequence ATGAGCAACACCTTCGCCACCCGTGCCACGCTCCACGTTAACGGCCAAGACTACGCTTTCCACAGTCTGCCGGCGCTGGGCGAACGCTTCGACCTCAAGCACCTGCCGTGGTCGATGAAGATCCTGCTGGAGAACCTGCTCCGCCACGAGGATGGCGTGAGCGTGCTGCCCGCGCATATCGAGGCGGTGGCGAAATGGAACCCGAAGGCGGTGCCGGACACCGAGATCGCCTTCATGCCGGGGCGGGTGATCCTGCAGGACTTCACCGGCGTGCCCTGCGTGGTGGACCTGGCGGCGATGCGCGATGCGGTGGTCAAGCTGGGCGGCCGGCCCGAGCAGATCAACCCGCAGATTCCCTCGGAGCTGGTCATCGACCACTCGGTGCAGGTGGACGCCTTTGCCCGCCCGGATGCGCTGGACATCAACGGGCGCATCGAGTTCGAACGCAACGCCGAGCGCTACGGCTTCCTGCGCTGGGGCCAGAAGGCATTCGCCGACTTCAAGGTGGTGCCGCCCAACACCGGCATCGTCCACCAGGTGAACCTGGAATACCTGGCGCGGGTGGTGATGACCCGGCAGGTCGACGGCGAACTATGGGCCTTCCCCGACACCCTGTTCGGCACCGACAGTCACACCACCATGGTCAACGGCATCGGCGTGCTGGGCTGGGGCGTGGGCGGCATCGAGGCCGAGGCGGCGATGCTGGGGCAACCCTCGTCGATGCTGATCCCGCAGGTGGTGGGCTTCCAGCTCAGCGGCCGGCTGCCGGAAGGCGCCACCGCCACCGACCTGGTGCTGACCGTCACCCAGATGCTGCGCCAGCACGGCGTGGTCGGGAAGTTCGTGGAGTTCTACGGCGACGGCCTGCAACACCTGCCGCTGGCCGACCGCGCCACCATCGGCAACATGTCGCCGGAATATGGCGCCACCTGCGCGATCTTCCCCATCGACGCCGAGTCGCTCAACTACCTGCGCCTGTCCGGCCGCAGCGAAGCGCAGATCGCGCTGGTCGAGGCCTATGCCAAGGCGCAGGGGTTGTGGCACACGCCGGACAGCCCGCACGCGCAGTACAGCTCGATGCTGGCGCTGGACATGGCGACGGTGCGGCCGTCGCTGGCCGGCCCCAAGCGCCCGCAGGACCGGGTGTTGCTGCCGGAGATGCCGGACAACAGCCGCGCCGCGATCGCGGTGCTGACCGCCGCCCGCGACAAGCGCAGCGAGGAGGTGGCCGATTTCATCGCCGAAGGCGGTGGCGCCGCGGTGGGCAACGAGCAGCACGGCAAGGGCCAGGCCGACATCGCCATCGACGGGGCCCATGTGCGGATCAAGGACGGTGCGGTGGTCATCGCCGCCATCACCTCCTGCACCAACACCTCCAACCCCGCGGTGATGGTCGCGGCCGGCCTGCTGGCCCGCAACGCCGCCGCGCGCGGGCTGACCCGCAAGCCGTGGGTGAAGACCTCGCTGGCACCGGGCTCGCGGGTGGTGACCGACTACCTGCAGAAGGCCGGCCTGCTGACCGAGCTGGAGAAGATCGGCTTCTACACCGTGGGCTACGGTTGCACCACCTGCATCGGCAACTCCGGGCCGCTGCCGGTCGAGGTGAGCGCCGGCATCGCCGCGGGCGACCTGTGCGTGGCGTCGGTGCTGTCCGGCAACCGCAACTTCGAAGGCCGTATCCACGCCGAAGTGAAGATGAACTACCTCGCCAGCCCGCCGCTGGTGGTGGCCTACGCGCTGGCCGGCAGCACCACGGTGGACTTGACCTGCGAGCCGCTGGGCAACGACCGCGACGGCAACCCGGTCTACCTGAAGGACCTCTGGCCCAGCAGCGCGGAGATCCATTCCACCATCGCCGCCACCATCGGCCCGGACATGTTCAAGGCCAACTACGCCGACGTGTTCAGGGGCGATGCGCGCTGGAACGGCATCGCCTCGCCCGACGGCCAGCTGTACGCCTGGAGCGGCGATTCCACCTACATCAAGAACCCGCCCTACTTCGACGGCATGACCATGCAGGCGGGCCGCATCGACGACATCGCCGGCGCGCGCGTGCTGGGCTACTTCGGCGATTCCATCACCACCGACCACATCAGCCCGGCCGGCAGCATCAAGAAGGAATCGCCCGCCGGCCGCTATCTGATGGCGCGCGGCGTGGCCCCGCAGGACTTCAACAGCTACGGCAGCCGCCGCGGCAACGACGACGTGATGGTGCGCGGCACCTTCGCCAACATCCGTATCAAGAACCGCTTCTTCGGTGGCGAGGAAGGCGGCAACACGCTGTACTTCGGCGCGCAGCCGCCGGAGAAGCTGGCGATCTTCGATGCCGCGATGAAGTACAAGGCCGACGGCACGCCGCTGCTGGTCATCGCCGGCAAGGAATACGGCACCGGCTCCAGCCGCGACTGGGCGGCCAAGGGGACCCTGCTGCTGGGGGTGAAGGCGGTGATCGCCGAGAGCTTCGAGCGCATCCACCGCAGCAACCTGGTGGGCATGGGCGTGCTGCCGCTGCAGTTCAAGGATGGCCAGACCGCCCCCGGCCTCGGCCTGACCGGCACGGAGACCTACGCCATCACCGGCTTGGCTGATGGCAGCACCAAGACCGCCACCGTCACCGCCACCCGCGACGACGGCACCAGGATCGTGTTCGAGGTGGACGTGCTGCTGCTCACGCCCAAGGAAGTGGAATACGCCCGCCACGGCGGCCTGCTGCAGTACGTGCTGCGGCAGCTGGCGGCGCGCCCGGCAGGCGCGTAA
- a CDS encoding GGDEF domain-containing protein — MKPTRAIQSRQGRRSSALLALLAVILPAQAASGAASGLWPWLLVVLALLLAAAAGVWGRRQRRERAQLQRQLDECAATLRQQGEQLQTARRDREGLVGRLQQQAVEFGRQAHEDGLTGLPNGRAFDEGFSHHFARAKRHGQALCLMLLDLDHIRQINDTWSHAIGDEVLAEAARLLRSVCRTSDLPARLGGDAFAVILTDTDMEGGKRFSQRLHAAFASCRSWHTAEAGPNYVSFSAGLVQLGEDDQAPAQLRQRADRALYLAKHAGGARTSLG, encoded by the coding sequence ATGAAACCCACGCGGGCGATCCAATCGAGGCAGGGCCGGCGCAGCAGCGCGTTGCTTGCCTTGCTGGCGGTGATCCTTCCGGCGCAGGCCGCCAGCGGCGCGGCATCGGGCCTCTGGCCCTGGCTGCTGGTCGTGCTGGCGTTGCTGCTGGCGGCGGCCGCCGGCGTCTGGGGACGGCGCCAGCGCCGCGAACGCGCGCAGTTGCAACGTCAACTGGACGAATGCGCCGCCACCCTGCGCCAGCAGGGCGAGCAGTTGCAGACAGCGCGGCGCGACCGGGAGGGACTGGTCGGGCGCCTGCAGCAGCAGGCGGTGGAGTTCGGCCGCCAGGCCCACGAGGACGGCTTGACCGGGCTGCCCAACGGACGCGCGTTCGACGAGGGGTTCTCGCACCATTTCGCCCGCGCCAAGCGGCATGGCCAGGCGCTGTGCCTGATGCTGCTGGACCTGGACCATATCCGCCAGATCAACGACACCTGGTCGCATGCGATCGGCGACGAGGTGCTGGCGGAAGCCGCGCGGCTGCTGCGGTCGGTCTGCCGCACCTCGGACCTGCCGGCGCGGCTGGGCGGCGACGCCTTCGCGGTGATCCTCACCGACACCGACATGGAGGGCGGCAAGCGCTTCAGCCAGCGGTTGCACGCCGCGTTCGCCAGCTGCCGGAGCTGGCACACCGCCGAAGCCGGCCCCAACTACGTCAGCTTCAGCGCCGGCCTGGTGCAGCTGGGCGAAGACGACCAGGCGCCGGCGCAGCTGCGCCAGCGCGCCGACCGGGCGCTGTACCTGGCCAAGCACGCCGGCGGCGCCCGCACCAGCCTGGGCTGA
- a CDS encoding AbrB/MazE/SpoVT family DNA-binding domain-containing protein, producing the protein MEATVAERGQITLPKAVRDALGLTKGSVLKVELDGGRIVLSKHVDDAISRVRGKFALDAGAKGKPA; encoded by the coding sequence ATGGAAGCCACCGTCGCAGAGCGCGGCCAGATCACCTTGCCGAAGGCCGTGCGTGATGCCCTGGGCCTGACCAAGGGCAGCGTGCTCAAGGTCGAACTGGATGGCGGCCGCATCGTCCTCTCCAAGCACGTCGACGACGCCATCTCGCGCGTGCGCGGCAAGTTCGCGCTGGATGCGGGCGCCAAGGGGAAGCCCGCGTGA
- a CDS encoding type II toxin-antitoxin system VapC family toxin, with the protein MIAVDAPVLVELLADGAHADAVETTLRQALGAGRVVVSDAALAQLSAALRNGADALSALEEMGIHYSAVESKSALRAGEMQRRQRQRGGEPRPISDFLVGAHALLQCDALITFDAEFHRDYFKGLKLIVPRD; encoded by the coding sequence GTGATTGCCGTCGACGCGCCGGTGCTGGTCGAGCTGCTGGCCGACGGCGCCCATGCCGACGCCGTGGAAACGACGCTGCGCCAGGCGCTGGGTGCCGGCCGGGTGGTGGTCAGCGACGCCGCATTGGCGCAGCTGTCCGCCGCCCTACGCAACGGCGCCGATGCCCTGTCCGCGCTGGAGGAAATGGGCATCCATTACAGCGCGGTGGAATCCAAGTCGGCGCTGCGCGCCGGCGAAATGCAGCGCCGCCAGCGCCAGCGCGGCGGCGAACCGCGCCCGATTTCCGACTTCCTGGTCGGTGCCCACGCGCTGCTGCAGTGCGATGCGCTGATCACCTTCGACGCCGAGTTCCATCGCGATTACTTCAAGGGCCTGAAGTTGATCGTCCCCCGGGACTGA
- the acnB gene encoding bifunctional aconitate hydratase 2/2-methylisocitrate dehydratase has translation MLAAYRQHEAERAALGIPALPLTPQQTADLIELLKSPPAGEEAFLLDLLVNRVPAGVDDAAKVKASYLAALAFGSEVNPLIPRARATELLGTMLGGYNVAPLVQLLDDAEVGGVAANALKHTLLVFDAFHDVQDKAKAGNANAQAVLQSWADAEWFTSKPEVPQSLTITVFKVPGETNTDDLSPAPDATTRPDIPMHALAMLKNKRPDAPFSPEEDGKRGPIGDILKLKEKGHTVAYVGDVVGTGSSRKSATNSVLWWTGNDIPHIPNKRDGGVCLGGKIAPIFYNTMEDAGALPIELDVSQMNHGDVIELRPYEGKALKNGEVIATFELKSEVLLDEARAGGRIPLIIGRGLTAKAREALGLPATDLFRLPVVPPDTGKGFTLAQKLVGRACGLPEGKGMRPGTYCEPRMTSVGSQDTTGPMTRDELKDLACLGFSADLVMQSFCHTAAYPKPVDVKTHHTLPEFISTRGGVSLRPGDGIIHSWLNRMLLPDTVGTGGDSHTRFPIGISFPAGSGLVAFAAATGVMPLDMPESVLVRFKGEMQPGVTLRDLVHAIPLYAIKAGLLTVEKKGKKNIFSGRILEIEGLPNLKIEQAFELADASAERSAAACTVRLDKAPIIEYLTSNVTLLKWMIAEGYADARTLQRRIEKMEAWLADPQLLEADADAEYAAVIEIDLADIKEPIVCCPNDPDDAKTLSDVAGAQIDEVFIGSCMTNIGHFRAAAKLLEGKRDIPTRLWIAPPTKMDAAELTNEGHYGTFGAAGARMEMPGCSLCMGNQAQIREGSTAMSTSTRNFPNRLGRNTNVYLGSAELAAICARLGRIPTREEYLADIGVVNANGDAIYRYMNFDQIADYQQVAATVAA, from the coding sequence ATGCTCGCTGCCTACCGCCAACATGAAGCCGAACGCGCCGCCCTCGGCATTCCCGCGCTGCCGCTGACCCCGCAACAGACCGCGGACCTCATCGAGCTGCTGAAGAGCCCGCCCGCGGGCGAGGAAGCCTTCCTGCTCGACCTGCTGGTCAACCGCGTGCCGGCCGGCGTGGACGATGCCGCCAAGGTCAAGGCCAGCTACCTCGCCGCGCTCGCGTTCGGTAGCGAGGTCAATCCGCTGATCCCGCGCGCCCGCGCCACCGAGCTGCTGGGCACCATGCTGGGCGGCTACAACGTGGCGCCGCTGGTGCAGCTGCTGGACGACGCCGAAGTGGGCGGCGTGGCGGCGAATGCGCTCAAGCACACCCTGCTGGTGTTCGATGCCTTCCACGACGTGCAGGACAAGGCCAAGGCCGGCAATGCCAACGCCCAGGCGGTGCTGCAGAGCTGGGCCGACGCCGAGTGGTTCACCAGCAAGCCGGAAGTCCCGCAGAGCCTGACCATCACCGTGTTCAAGGTGCCGGGCGAAACCAATACCGACGACCTGTCGCCGGCGCCGGACGCCACCACCCGCCCGGACATCCCGATGCACGCGCTGGCGATGCTGAAGAACAAGCGCCCCGATGCGCCGTTCTCCCCGGAGGAAGACGGTAAGCGCGGCCCGATCGGCGACATCCTCAAGCTCAAGGAAAAAGGCCATACCGTGGCCTACGTGGGCGACGTGGTCGGCACCGGCTCCAGCCGCAAGTCCGCCACCAACAGCGTGCTGTGGTGGACCGGCAACGACATCCCGCACATCCCCAACAAGCGTGACGGCGGCGTCTGTCTGGGCGGCAAGATCGCGCCGATCTTCTACAACACGATGGAAGACGCGGGCGCGCTGCCGATCGAGCTGGACGTTTCGCAGATGAACCACGGCGACGTGATCGAGCTGCGTCCGTACGAGGGCAAGGCGCTGAAGAACGGCGAAGTGATCGCAACCTTCGAGCTCAAGTCCGAAGTGCTGCTGGACGAAGCCCGCGCCGGCGGCCGCATCCCGCTGATCATCGGCCGCGGCCTGACCGCCAAGGCGCGCGAAGCGCTGGGCCTGCCGGCGACCGACCTGTTCCGCCTGCCGGTGGTGCCTCCGGATACCGGCAAGGGCTTCACCCTGGCGCAGAAGCTGGTCGGCCGCGCCTGCGGCCTGCCGGAAGGCAAGGGCATGCGCCCGGGCACCTACTGCGAGCCGCGGATGACCTCGGTGGGCAGCCAGGACACCACCGGTCCGATGACCCGCGACGAGCTGAAGGACCTGGCCTGCCTGGGCTTCAGCGCCGACCTGGTGATGCAGTCGTTCTGCCACACCGCCGCCTATCCGAAGCCGGTGGACGTGAAGACCCACCACACCCTGCCGGAGTTCATCTCCACCCGCGGCGGCGTGTCGCTGCGACCGGGCGACGGCATCATCCACAGCTGGCTCAACCGCATGCTGCTGCCCGATACCGTGGGCACCGGCGGCGACAGCCACACCCGCTTCCCGATCGGCATCTCGTTCCCGGCCGGCTCCGGCCTGGTGGCGTTCGCCGCCGCCACCGGGGTGATGCCGTTGGACATGCCGGAATCGGTGCTGGTGCGCTTCAAGGGCGAGATGCAGCCGGGCGTGACCCTGCGCGACCTGGTCCACGCGATCCCGCTGTACGCGATCAAGGCCGGCCTGCTGACCGTCGAGAAGAAGGGCAAGAAGAACATCTTCTCCGGCCGCATCCTCGAGATCGAAGGCCTGCCGAACCTGAAGATCGAGCAGGCGTTCGAACTGGCCGACGCGTCCGCCGAGCGTTCCGCGGCGGCCTGCACCGTGCGCCTGGATAAGGCGCCGATCATCGAATACCTCACCAGCAACGTGACGCTGCTGAAGTGGATGATCGCGGAGGGTTATGCGGATGCCCGCACCCTGCAGCGCCGCATCGAGAAGATGGAGGCCTGGCTGGCCGATCCGCAGCTGCTGGAAGCCGACGCCGATGCCGAATACGCGGCGGTGATCGAGATCGACCTGGCCGACATCAAGGAGCCGATCGTCTGCTGCCCGAACGATCCGGACGATGCCAAGACCCTGTCCGACGTGGCCGGCGCGCAGATCGATGAAGTGTTCATCGGTTCGTGCATGACCAACATCGGCCACTTCCGCGCCGCGGCCAAGCTGCTGGAAGGTAAGCGCGACATCCCCACCCGCCTGTGGATCGCGCCGCCCACCAAGATGGACGCTGCCGAGCTGACCAACGAAGGCCACTACGGCACCTTCGGTGCGGCCGGCGCGCGCATGGAAATGCCGGGCTGCTCGCTGTGCATGGGCAACCAGGCGCAGATCCGCGAGGGCAGCACCGCGATGTCCACCTCGACCCGCAACTTCCCCAACCGCCTGGGCCGCAACACCAACGTGTACCTGGGCTCGGCGGAGCTGGCGGCGATCTGCGCGCGTCTGGGCCGCATCCCGACCCGCGAGGAGTACCTGGCCGATATCGGCGTGGTCAACGCGAACGGCGATGCGATCTATCGCTACATGAACTTCGACCAGATCGCGGATTACCAGCAGGTGGCGGCGACGGTCGCGGCGTAA
- a CDS encoding DUF3817 domain-containing protein has translation MTTKPPLAPSGKLFVAIALIEALTWTGLLVGMYLKYVSGTTDLGVWLFGRLHGAAFLAYVVTCFIVGSRLRWPMWALLLAVLAAIPPLVTWPLELWYRHRGLLSSR, from the coding sequence ATGACGACCAAACCGCCGCTCGCCCCCTCCGGAAAACTGTTCGTTGCCATCGCGCTGATCGAGGCGTTGACCTGGACCGGGCTGCTGGTTGGCATGTACCTGAAGTACGTCAGCGGCACCACCGACCTGGGCGTGTGGCTGTTCGGCCGCCTGCACGGCGCGGCGTTCCTGGCCTACGTGGTGACCTGCTTCATCGTCGGCTCGCGTTTGCGCTGGCCGATGTGGGCGCTGCTGCTGGCCGTGCTGGCGGCGATCCCGCCGCTGGTCACCTGGCCGCTGGAACTCTGGTATCGGCACCGCGGGCTGCTGTCCAGCCGCTGA
- a CDS encoding response regulator, which yields MSANLLIVDDSTSMRQMVAFALSGGGYNVKEAEDGIAALEVAKTQKFDAVITDVNMPRMDGIELIRQLRAMPSYKFTPLLMLTTESGADKKSEGKAAGATGWLVKPFDPEQLLATVRKVLG from the coding sequence CACCTCCATGCGCCAGATGGTGGCCTTCGCCCTGTCCGGCGGCGGCTACAACGTCAAGGAAGCGGAGGACGGCATTGCCGCGCTGGAAGTGGCCAAGACCCAGAAGTTCGACGCGGTGATCACCGACGTCAACATGCCGCGCATGGACGGCATCGAGCTGATCCGCCAGCTGCGCGCCATGCCCAGCTACAAGTTCACCCCGCTGCTGATGCTCACCACCGAGTCCGGTGCCGACAAGAAGAGCGAAGGCAAGGCGGCCGGTGCCACCGGCTGGCTGGTCAAGCCGTTCGATCCGGAGCAACTGCTCGCCACCGTTCGCAAGGTTCTCGGCTAA